One segment of Pseudodesulfovibrio sp. 5S69 DNA contains the following:
- a CDS encoding murein transglycosylase A produces the protein MAKDLAEALSLKPQNLCSWADLRPGIEASLNYIRTRPQDAVCVNQPGLRLTWGQLKDSVAELASTLVLLDHDPSLLARRFTWLKLEPGTLLTGYYEPWLKASLTPDATYKYPLYGVPDDLKVVDLGAFHPRWAGQKLVYRVDGGKVEPYYDRSAIDGLGALEGAGDEIAWAADPVDVFFLQIQGSGRLDLPDGSYKHILYGGKNGRQYVSIGRVLIDEGYIPKEEMSMQRIRKFLNAHPDVAEDILFRNPSYVFFRLADEGPFGSINSILTPRVSVAVDRAMIPLGSVVALKTTLMDYDTGQADPFFSLVLAQDTGGAIQGTRMDLFCGTGEEAETLAGHLQEGAEVYMLLSKRVMASLANKPE, from the coding sequence GTGGCCAAAGATCTGGCCGAGGCCCTTTCCCTCAAACCGCAGAACCTGTGCTCCTGGGCCGACCTGCGCCCCGGCATTGAGGCCAGTCTGAACTACATCCGGACCCGCCCGCAGGATGCGGTCTGCGTGAACCAGCCCGGCCTGCGCCTGACCTGGGGACAGCTCAAGGATTCCGTGGCCGAACTGGCCTCCACGCTTGTTCTGCTGGACCATGACCCGTCCCTGTTGGCCAGGCGGTTCACCTGGCTCAAGCTCGAACCCGGCACTCTGCTGACCGGTTACTACGAGCCGTGGCTCAAGGCCTCGCTCACCCCGGACGCGACCTACAAGTATCCGCTCTATGGCGTACCCGATGACCTCAAGGTCGTGGACCTGGGCGCCTTTCATCCGCGTTGGGCCGGGCAGAAGCTGGTCTACCGCGTGGACGGGGGCAAGGTGGAGCCGTATTACGACCGTTCGGCCATCGACGGCCTGGGCGCCCTGGAAGGGGCGGGCGACGAAATCGCCTGGGCCGCCGACCCGGTAGACGTCTTCTTTCTCCAAATCCAGGGATCGGGCAGGCTGGACCTGCCCGACGGGAGCTACAAGCACATCCTCTACGGCGGCAAGAACGGCCGCCAGTACGTTTCCATAGGCAGGGTGCTCATCGACGAGGGATACATTCCCAAGGAAGAGATGAGCATGCAGCGCATCCGCAAGTTCCTGAACGCGCACCCGGACGTGGCCGAGGACATCCTCTTCCGCAACCCGAGCTACGTCTTCTTCCGGCTGGCGGACGAGGGACCGTTCGGCTCCATCAACTCCATCCTGACCCCGCGCGTCAGCGTGGCCGTGGACCGGGCAATGATCCCGCTGGGCAGCGTGGTGGCGCTCAAAACCACGCTCATGGACTACGACACCGGCCAGGCCGATCCGTTCTTTTCCCTGGTTCTGGCCCAGGACACGGGCGGGGCCATCCAGGGCACGCGCATGGACCTGTTCTGCGGCACGGGCGAGGAGGCCGAGACCCTGGCCGGTCACCTGCAGGAGGGGGCCGAGGTCTACATGCTCTTGAGCAAGCGGGTCATGGCGTCCCTGGCAAACAAACCCGAATAG
- a CDS encoding AI-2E family transporter, whose protein sequence is MSDFDGPTPLISGGIYKVFLILLLLFSLYLGFSLVEPFMHTIIFSTVLAVLFTPVFNWALKLCKGRRTWASALTVGIIVFALVLPLAFLFMALISQGVESLVSLNAWIAQGTYKSFLSLEALDKYAAVIHEQLPFLRIDEVQIQAGVLQYSREFAQNMLSFGTSLARDGAKLVMHFLLMVFILFYFMRDGTKMVAYIKRLSPLRPKQEDYIIDSLKRVARGVLMGCLLVAVLQGFAGGIGLAVAGIPAFFWGGMMALSSLIPVLGTGLVWVPAVAYLFLSGQWKMAIFLALWCGIFVVGIDTILRPIFMREASRVSTFYIFIAILGGIYSFGMLGIFYGPLILSFVMVMLQIYLEEYADDLDDHEEAAQ, encoded by the coding sequence ATGAGTGATTTCGACGGACCGACCCCCCTGATCAGTGGCGGCATCTACAAGGTGTTCCTGATCCTCCTCCTGCTGTTTTCCCTGTACCTGGGGTTTTCACTGGTCGAGCCCTTCATGCACACCATTATCTTCTCCACCGTGCTGGCGGTCCTGTTCACCCCGGTTTTCAATTGGGCCCTGAAGCTGTGCAAGGGGCGGCGTACCTGGGCCTCGGCCCTGACCGTGGGGATCATCGTCTTTGCCCTGGTCCTGCCCCTGGCCTTCCTGTTCATGGCCCTGATCAGCCAGGGCGTCGAGTCCTTGGTCTCCCTGAACGCCTGGATCGCCCAGGGAACCTACAAGTCCTTCCTCAGTCTGGAGGCGCTCGACAAGTATGCGGCCGTGATCCATGAACAGTTGCCGTTCCTGCGCATCGACGAGGTCCAGATTCAGGCGGGCGTGCTCCAGTACTCCAGGGAGTTCGCCCAGAACATGCTCTCCTTCGGCACCTCCCTGGCCCGTGACGGGGCCAAGCTGGTCATGCATTTCCTGCTCATGGTCTTCATCCTCTTCTACTTCATGCGCGACGGCACCAAGATGGTCGCCTACATCAAGCGCCTCTCGCCGCTCAGGCCCAAGCAGGAGGACTACATCATCGACAGCCTGAAGCGGGTGGCCAGGGGCGTACTCATGGGCTGCCTGCTGGTGGCCGTGCTCCAGGGGTTCGCCGGCGGTATCGGGCTGGCCGTGGCCGGCATCCCCGCCTTCTTCTGGGGCGGCATGATGGCCCTGTCTTCGCTCATCCCGGTGCTCGGCACCGGCCTTGTCTGGGTGCCCGCCGTGGCCTACCTGTTCCTGTCCGGGCAGTGGAAGATGGCCATCTTCCTGGCCCTGTGGTGCGGCATCTTCGTAGTCGGCATCGACACCATCCTGCGACCCATCTTCATGCGCGAGGCATCGCGCGTTTCCACCTTCTACATCTTCATCGCCATTCTCGGCGGCATCTATTCCTTCGGCATGCTGGGCATCTTCTACGGCCCGCTGATCCTGAGTTTCGTCATGGTCATGCTGCAGATCTACCTTGAGGAATACGCCGACGACCTGGACGACCACGAAGAGGCGGCTCAATGA
- a CDS encoding hybrid sensor histidine kinase/response regulator, giving the protein MPTNKILVVEDDAVARLDVKLALERAGYGVIGMTGSGEEALVLADRLAPDIVLMDIMLEGAMDGLEAAGELRNRFDIPVIYLTVVVDEETLHWAKVTGPFGYLVKPVDHLELRSAIEVGLYKHQMERELRKAKLAAEAASRAKASFLSTVSHELRTPMTGVLGMTELLLMSDLGEPYRENVRLIKDSSMGLLSVLNQIIDYSKLETCSLTARMMDFRLEDMVTGILSQHRRPAAAKGVSLEYSLDPAIPDWVRGDPAKLRQVVGNLIGNAVKFTPAGQVMVDVSLAGKGDCAVQGENGLAVQILVRDSGVGIPRDRLDEIFESFRQGEDHLYHSSGGLGLGLAIASRLVEFLGGCLRCSSEEGKGSVFSVTVPLERSPYEASSPSASVLGGESPLKGVRVLVAEDDLVNQRYLVRLLEKMGCAVTLAETGAQAVDALKENSFDLVLMDVEMPEMDGIEATRRIRDPETGCLDPAVPVVALTARAMWGDEQRCIHAGMDDYVSKPVDVDTVAAIIQSTLKKE; this is encoded by the coding sequence ATGCCCACCAACAAGATATTGGTCGTTGAAGACGACGCCGTTGCGCGACTGGACGTCAAATTGGCCCTGGAACGGGCCGGATACGGCGTTATAGGCATGACCGGCAGCGGCGAGGAGGCCCTTGTCCTGGCCGACAGGCTGGCTCCGGACATCGTGCTCATGGACATTATGCTCGAAGGGGCGATGGACGGGCTCGAGGCCGCGGGCGAGCTGCGCAACCGTTTCGACATTCCCGTCATATATCTGACCGTGGTGGTGGACGAGGAGACCCTGCACTGGGCCAAGGTGACCGGTCCCTTCGGCTACCTGGTCAAGCCCGTGGACCACCTCGAACTCCGCTCGGCCATCGAGGTGGGGCTGTACAAGCACCAGATGGAGCGCGAACTGCGCAAGGCCAAGCTGGCCGCCGAGGCCGCCAGCCGGGCCAAGGCCTCGTTCCTGTCCACGGTCAGCCACGAGCTGCGCACCCCCATGACCGGCGTACTCGGCATGACCGAGTTGCTGCTCATGTCCGACCTGGGCGAGCCGTACCGCGAGAACGTCCGGCTCATCAAGGACTCCTCCATGGGACTGCTGTCGGTGCTCAACCAGATCATCGACTACTCCAAGCTCGAGACCTGCTCCCTGACCGCGCGCATGATGGACTTCCGTCTGGAAGACATGGTCACCGGCATCCTCTCGCAGCACCGGCGCCCGGCCGCGGCCAAGGGCGTGAGCCTGGAATACTCCCTCGACCCGGCGATTCCGGACTGGGTGCGCGGCGATCCGGCCAAACTGCGCCAGGTGGTCGGCAATCTCATAGGCAACGCAGTCAAGTTCACTCCGGCGGGTCAGGTGATGGTCGATGTCTCCCTGGCCGGGAAGGGCGACTGCGCCGTACAGGGCGAGAACGGGCTGGCCGTGCAGATCCTGGTTCGGGACAGCGGGGTGGGCATTCCCCGCGACAGGCTGGACGAGATTTTCGAGAGCTTCAGGCAGGGCGAGGACCACCTCTACCACTCCTCGGGCGGCCTGGGGCTGGGGCTGGCCATCGCCAGCCGGCTCGTGGAGTTCCTGGGCGGCTGCCTGCGCTGTTCGAGCGAGGAAGGCAAGGGCAGCGTCTTTTCCGTCACCGTGCCGCTGGAGCGCAGCCCCTACGAGGCGTCGTCCCCGTCCGCCTCGGTCCTGGGCGGGGAGTCGCCGCTCAAGGGCGTCCGGGTCCTGGTGGCCGAGGACGACCTGGTCAACCAGCGCTACCTCGTCCGCCTGCTGGAGAAAATGGGCTGCGCGGTCACCCTGGCCGAGACCGGCGCCCAAGCCGTGGATGCGTTGAAAGAGAATTCCTTTGATCTCGTGCTCATGGACGTGGAGATGCCGGAGATGGACGGCATCGAGGCCACTCGGCGCATCCGCGACCCCGAAACCGGCTGCCTGGATCCGGCCGTGCCCGTGGTGGCCCTGACCGCGCGGGCCATGTGGGGCGACGAGCAGCGCTGCATACACGCGGGCATGGATGACTATGTTTCCAAGCCGGTTGACGTTGACACCGTCGCCGCAATCATACAATCAACTCTGAAGAAGGAATAA
- a CDS encoding transporter substrate-binding domain-containing protein produces the protein MKRIITLVAVLSLLMCAAMSAQAADIELAKTSTLEQIVQRGTLRVGLEAGYMPFEMTDKKGNIVGFDVDMVKEMAKAMGVKLELVNTAWDGIIPGLLSGKYDIIASGMTINQERNLKVNFANPYIIVGQTALIAKKSADKIKSWKDLNQPGVIITSKLGTTGEQAAKRLFPKATYKSFEMEDQAMLETMNGKSDATVYDLPMTSIFYSQHGKDAGMKFLDEPFTYEPLGWAINKGDPDFLNWLNNFIVQIKNDGRYERIYNKWFGSNDWYNNIQ, from the coding sequence ATGAAACGCATCATTACTCTTGTGGCCGTGCTGTCTCTGCTGATGTGCGCCGCCATGTCCGCCCAGGCCGCCGACATCGAACTCGCTAAAACATCCACCCTGGAACAGATCGTCCAGCGCGGTACCCTGCGCGTGGGCCTCGAAGCCGGTTACATGCCCTTCGAAATGACCGACAAAAAGGGCAACATCGTCGGCTTCGACGTCGACATGGTCAAGGAAATGGCCAAGGCCATGGGCGTCAAGCTTGAACTCGTCAATACCGCCTGGGACGGCATCATCCCCGGCCTGCTCTCCGGCAAGTACGACATCATCGCCTCCGGCATGACCATCAACCAGGAGCGCAACCTGAAGGTCAACTTCGCCAATCCCTACATCATCGTCGGCCAGACCGCGCTCATCGCCAAGAAGTCCGCCGACAAGATCAAGTCCTGGAAGGACCTGAACCAGCCGGGCGTCATCATCACCTCCAAGCTGGGCACCACCGGCGAACAGGCCGCCAAGCGCCTCTTCCCCAAGGCCACCTACAAGTCCTTCGAGATGGAGGACCAGGCCATGCTGGAGACCATGAACGGCAAGTCCGACGCCACCGTCTACGACCTGCCCATGACCTCCATCTTTTACTCCCAGCACGGCAAGGATGCGGGTATGAAGTTCCTGGACGAGCCCTTCACCTACGAGCCCCTTGGCTGGGCCATCAACAAGGGTGACCCGGATTTCCTGAACTGGCTGAACAACTTCATCGTCCAGATCAAGAACGACGGCCGTTACGAGCGGATCTACAACAAGTGGTTCGGCTCCAACGACTGGTACAACAACATCCAGTAA
- a CDS encoding amino acid ABC transporter permease, with amino-acid sequence MNETATVEPKKEFDKDKFWKAAYAVTLIAVCLGFYWATTQTDYIWRWNRIPKYFYYVDTVNVNAEMEGEVTSITKKDKDSVVIVSDGKDSEYYTVPGSNLNVDQGETVFMGDTIGSYTEGRMGLLLEGTLITIEVSVISIFFGILVGLFTGLARISSNPFLKMSAITYIELIRGTPLLVQIMIWYFVLGTIMNNLLLRAGLFQIPELWFGVASLAIFAGAYVAEIVRAGIQSIHKGQMEAARSLGMTKVTAMRKIILPQAFKRILPPLAGQFISLIKDSSLLGVMAIRELTKATREAVTTSLMPYELWFVCGVLYLVITFTLSMFVQYLERRTAEA; translated from the coding sequence ATGAATGAAACCGCGACTGTCGAGCCTAAAAAGGAATTCGACAAGGACAAGTTTTGGAAAGCGGCATACGCGGTCACGCTCATCGCCGTGTGCCTGGGCTTCTACTGGGCCACCACCCAGACCGACTATATCTGGCGCTGGAACCGCATCCCCAAATATTTTTACTATGTGGACACCGTCAACGTGAACGCGGAGATGGAGGGCGAAGTGACCTCCATCACCAAGAAGGACAAAGACTCCGTGGTCATCGTCTCCGACGGCAAGGACTCGGAATACTATACGGTCCCGGGCTCCAACCTCAACGTGGACCAGGGCGAGACCGTGTTCATGGGCGACACCATCGGCTCGTACACCGAAGGCAGGATGGGACTGCTGCTGGAGGGCACGCTCATCACCATCGAGGTCAGCGTAATCTCGATCTTCTTCGGCATCCTCGTCGGCCTGTTCACCGGCCTGGCACGGATATCGAGCAACCCGTTCCTGAAGATGTCGGCCATTACCTACATCGAACTCATCCGGGGCACCCCCCTGCTCGTCCAGATCATGATCTGGTACTTCGTGCTCGGCACCATCATGAACAACCTGCTGCTCAGGGCGGGCCTGTTCCAGATTCCCGAGCTGTGGTTCGGCGTGGCCTCCCTGGCCATCTTCGCCGGCGCCTACGTGGCCGAGATCGTCCGCGCAGGCATCCAGTCCATCCACAAGGGCCAGATGGAGGCGGCGCGCTCGCTGGGCATGACCAAGGTAACCGCCATGCGCAAGATCATCCTGCCCCAGGCATTCAAGCGCATCCTGCCGCCGTTGGCCGGACAGTTCATCAGCCTGATCAAGGACTCCTCGCTGCTCGGCGTCATGGCCATCCGCGAGCTGACCAAGGCCACCCGAGAGGCGGTCACCACCAGTCTGATGCCCTACGAACTGTGGTTTGTGTGCGGCGTGCTCTACCTGGTCATCACCTTCACCCTGTCCATGTTCGTCCAGTACCTTGAAAGAAGGACAGCGGAGGCCTAA
- a CDS encoding amino acid ABC transporter ATP-binding protein: MIDVKNVYKTFFVPHEVQALHDVSYHVNPGEVVVVIGPSGSGKSTFLRCLNRLEKANSGHIMIDGVDILDPKTNINKVRMEVGMVFQSFNLFPHLTVLENVTVGQTSVRKRGRKESAEKAMVLLNKVGIHAKAENYPGQLSGGQMQRVAIARALAMDPKVMLFDEPTSALDPEMVGEVLDVMKTLAKEGMTMVVVTHEMGFAREVADQVVFMDEGKIVEVGTPEHFFTNPQNDRTKLFLSQIL; the protein is encoded by the coding sequence ATGATCGACGTCAAAAACGTATACAAAACCTTCTTCGTCCCGCATGAAGTCCAGGCCCTGCACGATGTGTCCTATCACGTCAATCCGGGCGAGGTGGTCGTGGTCATCGGCCCGTCCGGGTCCGGCAAGTCCACCTTCCTGCGCTGCCTGAACCGCCTGGAGAAGGCCAACTCGGGCCACATCATGATCGACGGCGTGGACATCCTCGACCCCAAAACCAACATCAACAAGGTCCGCATGGAAGTGGGCATGGTCTTCCAGTCCTTCAACCTCTTCCCGCACCTGACCGTGCTGGAAAACGTCACCGTGGGCCAGACCTCGGTTCGCAAGCGGGGCCGGAAGGAATCCGCGGAGAAGGCCATGGTCCTGCTGAACAAGGTCGGCATCCATGCCAAGGCGGAGAATTACCCCGGCCAGTTGTCCGGCGGCCAGATGCAGCGCGTGGCCATCGCCCGCGCCTTGGCCATGGACCCCAAGGTCATGCTCTTCGACGAGCCGACCTCGGCGCTCGACCCGGAGATGGTCGGCGAGGTCCTGGACGTCATGAAGACCCTGGCCAAGGAAGGCATGACCATGGTCGTGGTCACCCACGAAATGGGCTTCGCCCGCGAAGTGGCCGACCAGGTGGTCTTCATGGACGAGGGCAAGATCGTCGAGGTGGGCACCCCGGAGCACTTCTTCACCAACCCGCAGAACGACCGGACCAAGCTGTTCCTCAGCCAGATCCTGTAA
- a CDS encoding ABC transporter ATP-binding protein yields MAREVKLYSFSNRYLFKRSIGYFGAYKGRVTLSIIAMLLYAPVPPALAWLSKYLTDEVLVAKNYTMLKLCIAGFVALILLKCLLQLSQVYVMNVTGFLVLRDLRMDLFKKIIRLPMPYFAEAEIGMLMNRITADVMAVRVCLPSGIMFIRQVFTLFALIGTAVYLDPYLALWSLLVMPIAIYPFFYFGQKIRKYGRRMQHEFSDINVVLEENFSGIKVIKAFANEIREEFRFKKENDSFTRLLVRRTLYSEGSSRIMDIIAAVAGATVMWVGGNQVLKGTMTPGDLTAFLLCLVQLYDPIKKLNASNHDIQGGLAGAERVFDILDSPDITVEDDGKTVFDGDLKELSFKNVSFTYPNSDVPAVDDFSLDIQAGQRVAIVGRSGSGKTTLVNLLPRFYSPQSGSITINGVPLDEFTLESLRINLGLVSQDTFLFNVTVAENIAYSHKEFRIEDVEEAARAAFAHDFIMEMPNGYETVVGEGGVKISGGQKQRLTIARAIMKDPSLLILDEATSALDTESERIVQQALENLMVGRTSIVIAHRLSTILNADVIVVMHDGKIVAKGTHKELLQVSPIYERLYKTQFEDSTMDPTLS; encoded by the coding sequence GTGGCTCGCGAAGTCAAACTCTATAGTTTCAGCAATCGATATCTTTTCAAACGAAGCATCGGATATTTCGGGGCGTACAAGGGCCGGGTGACACTGTCCATCATCGCCATGCTTCTCTACGCCCCGGTCCCGCCCGCTCTGGCGTGGCTCAGCAAATACCTCACCGACGAGGTCCTGGTGGCCAAGAACTACACGATGCTCAAACTGTGCATCGCGGGATTCGTCGCCCTCATCCTGCTCAAATGCCTGCTCCAGTTGAGCCAGGTCTACGTCATGAACGTCACCGGCTTCCTGGTCCTCAGGGACCTGCGCATGGACCTGTTCAAGAAAATCATCAGGCTCCCCATGCCCTATTTTGCCGAAGCCGAGATCGGCATGCTCATGAACCGCATCACCGCCGACGTCATGGCGGTCCGGGTCTGCCTGCCCAGCGGCATCATGTTCATCCGGCAGGTATTCACCCTGTTCGCGCTCATCGGCACGGCCGTCTACCTTGATCCCTACCTGGCTCTCTGGAGCCTGCTGGTCATGCCGATCGCCATCTACCCGTTCTTCTACTTCGGGCAGAAAATCCGCAAATACGGCCGCAGGATGCAGCACGAGTTCTCCGACATCAACGTCGTGCTCGAAGAAAACTTTTCCGGCATCAAGGTCATCAAGGCCTTTGCCAACGAGATCCGGGAGGAGTTCCGTTTCAAGAAGGAGAACGACAGTTTCACCAGGCTGCTCGTGCGTCGCACATTGTACTCCGAAGGCTCCTCCAGGATCATGGACATCATCGCCGCGGTGGCCGGCGCCACCGTCATGTGGGTCGGCGGCAACCAGGTCCTCAAGGGAACCATGACCCCCGGTGATCTGACCGCGTTCCTGCTCTGCCTCGTGCAGTTGTACGATCCGATCAAAAAACTCAACGCCTCCAACCACGACATCCAGGGCGGCCTGGCCGGGGCCGAGCGCGTGTTCGACATCCTCGACTCGCCGGACATCACCGTGGAGGATGACGGGAAGACCGTGTTCGACGGCGATCTCAAGGAGCTCTCCTTCAAGAACGTCTCCTTCACCTATCCCAACTCGGACGTCCCCGCAGTGGACGATTTCTCCCTGGACATCCAGGCCGGGCAACGCGTGGCCATCGTCGGTCGCAGCGGCTCGGGCAAGACGACCCTGGTCAATCTCCTGCCACGCTTCTATTCGCCGCAGTCGGGGAGCATCACCATCAACGGCGTCCCCTTGGATGAGTTTACCCTCGAGTCGCTCCGCATCAACCTCGGCCTGGTCTCCCAGGATACCTTCCTGTTCAACGTTACGGTGGCCGAAAACATCGCCTATTCGCACAAGGAATTCCGCATTGAGGACGTCGAGGAGGCGGCCCGCGCGGCGTTCGCCCATGATTTCATCATGGAGATGCCCAACGGTTACGAAACCGTGGTGGGCGAAGGCGGCGTCAAGATCTCCGGCGGCCAGAAGCAGCGCCTGACCATCGCCCGCGCCATCATGAAGGACCCGAGCCTGCTCATCCTGGACGAGGCCACCAGCGCCCTGGACACCGAGTCCGAACGCATCGTGCAGCAGGCGCTGGAGAACCTCATGGTCGGCAGGACGTCCATTGTCATCGCCCACCGGCTGTCGACCATCCTGAACGCGGACGTCATCGTGGTCATGCACGACGGCAAAATCGTCGCCAAGGGCACGCACAAGGAACTACTGCAGGTCAGCCCGATTTATGAACGTCTCTACAAGACCCAATTCGAAGACTCGACCATGGACCCGACGCTCTCCTGA
- a CDS encoding TIGR00180 family glycosyltransferase: protein MINNMVTIVIPTHERHHLLEKRVLPYYLQFDVPILVVDSSQEPHQPSVENPAIDYIHCPGEPIPHKLKGPILDHVHTPYMFTNADDTLHSMKGVQTCIEYLEANPDYSTALGLLFQCYHNDRSRVGANNFDLYSLPVDSDRAEERLLQDFANFDSVFYAVTRTDCWQNTMRRLPPEIVNYYLMETYVVMMALIHGKRAKLPIMYSATEAGPSINDQDLRYHCSPFKLATEARYAVEVAAVKQAAVAYLQDKSGISEARSRLYVDGALALYWLQDKPIKSLKDRIGNEWNTFLGKTFCKKKYKRLKAERRAAALERQKRDTERSFELIGEEGRLEYEQLMERVRNS from the coding sequence ATGATCAATAATATGGTAACCATTGTTATCCCCACGCATGAGCGTCACCACCTTCTGGAGAAAAGGGTCCTCCCGTATTATTTGCAGTTCGACGTCCCGATCCTCGTTGTCGATTCGAGTCAGGAGCCGCACCAGCCCTCCGTCGAAAATCCGGCCATCGACTACATCCACTGCCCGGGCGAGCCGATCCCGCACAAGCTGAAGGGACCGATCCTGGACCATGTCCATACTCCATACATGTTCACGAATGCCGACGACACGCTCCACTCAATGAAAGGCGTACAGACCTGCATTGAGTACCTGGAGGCAAACCCGGACTATTCCACTGCGCTCGGCCTGCTCTTCCAATGCTACCACAACGACCGGTCCAGGGTGGGCGCCAACAACTTCGACCTCTACTCCCTCCCAGTGGATTCCGACCGGGCCGAAGAACGCCTCCTGCAGGACTTCGCCAACTTCGACTCGGTGTTCTACGCGGTGACCAGGACCGACTGCTGGCAAAACACCATGCGCAGGCTGCCGCCGGAGATAGTCAACTATTACCTTATGGAAACATACGTGGTCATGATGGCCCTCATCCACGGGAAACGGGCCAAGCTGCCGATCATGTACTCCGCCACCGAGGCGGGGCCGTCCATCAACGATCAGGACCTCAGGTACCATTGCAGCCCGTTCAAGCTGGCGACCGAGGCCCGCTACGCAGTGGAAGTGGCAGCGGTGAAACAGGCGGCCGTGGCGTACCTGCAGGATAAATCCGGCATTTCCGAGGCCCGCTCCCGCCTCTATGTGGACGGCGCCCTGGCCCTGTACTGGCTCCAGGACAAACCGATCAAGAGCCTGAAAGACCGGATCGGGAACGAATGGAATACCTTTCTCGGCAAGACGTTTTGCAAGAAGAAGTACAAGCGCCTGAAAGCCGAGCGGCGCGCCGCGGCGCTCGAACGGCAAAAACGCGACACGGAACGATCCTTCGAGCTCATAGGCGAGGAAGGCCGCCTGGAATACGAGCAACTGATGGAACGGGTACGGAACTCTTAG
- a CDS encoding NAD-dependent epimerase/dehydratase family protein, with amino-acid sequence MRILVTGATGFIGNHLVPALLARGVRVIATTRHMDAAAALPWAPDVSWRELDVFSPPPSPFEALGAPDRMVHLAWHGLPNYKDSFHLDKNLPADTFFLSEMIRGGLKHLLVVGTCFEYGLQEGELSETMAVRPNTVYGRAKHLLQERICNVAEECGTVFQWARLFYTYGKGQNPNSLFAQLQAAIDNGEKTFNMSGGQQIRDYLPVEELAEALASIVLQTKITGIINVCSGRNLTVQNLVEAYIRERKATMALNLGHYPYPDYEPFKFWGSTRKLERARKI; translated from the coding sequence ATGCGCATACTCGTGACCGGAGCAACGGGATTCATCGGGAACCACCTCGTCCCCGCACTGCTTGCCAGGGGCGTCCGGGTGATCGCGACCACCCGGCACATGGATGCCGCCGCGGCCCTGCCCTGGGCTCCGGACGTCTCCTGGCGGGAACTGGACGTTTTTTCCCCGCCCCCCTCGCCCTTCGAAGCCCTGGGGGCCCCGGACCGCATGGTCCATCTTGCCTGGCACGGCCTGCCCAACTACAAGGACTCCTTCCATCTCGACAAAAACCTGCCCGCGGACACCTTTTTCCTGAGCGAGATGATCAGAGGCGGCCTGAAACATCTGCTCGTGGTTGGCACGTGCTTCGAGTACGGCCTGCAGGAGGGCGAACTGTCCGAGACCATGGCCGTCCGGCCCAATACAGTCTACGGCAGGGCCAAGCATTTGCTCCAAGAACGAATTTGCAACGTGGCCGAAGAATGCGGGACCGTATTCCAATGGGCCAGGCTGTTCTACACCTACGGCAAAGGGCAAAATCCGAACTCGCTTTTCGCCCAGCTCCAGGCGGCGATTGACAACGGGGAAAAAACGTTCAACATGTCGGGCGGCCAGCAGATCAGGGACTATCTCCCTGTCGAGGAACTGGCCGAGGCCCTGGCTTCGATTGTATTGCAGACTAAAATTACGGGCATAATAAACGTTTGCAGCGGCCGGAACCTGACCGTGCAGAATCTCGTGGAAGCGTATATACGGGAACGAAAGGCGACCATGGCCCTCAACCTCGGCCATTATCCCTATCCGGATTACGAGCCGTTCAAGTTCTGGGGGAGCACTCGGAAACTCGAGCGGGCCCGGAAAATTTGA